A genomic region of Pseudomonas sp. RSB 5.4 contains the following coding sequences:
- a CDS encoding DUF4870 domain-containing protein, with amino-acid sequence MSDEQELLPKPSQEVRQWAMFCHLSALLGIWIPFGNLIGPLILWQMKRETDPFIDAQGKEALNFQITVAIAAAICLLLMVLIIGFFLLGLLAIGALVLTIIAGVKANEGFPYRYPFTWRLIK; translated from the coding sequence ATGAGTGATGAGCAAGAGTTGCTGCCCAAGCCGAGCCAGGAGGTTCGCCAATGGGCGATGTTTTGTCACTTGTCCGCCTTGCTGGGGATCTGGATTCCGTTCGGCAACCTGATCGGGCCGCTGATCCTGTGGCAGATGAAGCGCGAAACCGATCCGTTCATCGATGCCCAGGGCAAGGAAGCGCTGAATTTTCAGATCACCGTGGCGATTGCTGCCGCGATCTGTCTGCTGCTGATGGTGCTGATCATTGGCTTCTTCTTGCTGGGGCTGCTGGCTATTGGCGCGTTGGTGCTGACGATCATTGCCGGGGTGAAGGCGAACGAAGGCTTTCCCTACCGTTATCCATTCACCTGGCGACTGATCAAATAA
- the rph gene encoding ribonuclease PH: MKRPSGRAADQLRSIRITRNYTKHAEGSVLVEFGDTKVICTVSVENGVPRFLKGQGQGWLTAEYGMLPRATGERNQREASRGKQGGRTLEIQRLIGRSLRAALDMSKLGDVTLYVDCDVIQADGGTRTASITGAMVALVDALKVIKKRGGLKGGDPLKQMIGAVSVGMYQGEPVLDLDYLEDSAAETDLNVVMTSTGGFIEVQGTAEGAPFQPEELNAMLELAKKGMNEIFELQKAALAD; this comes from the coding sequence ATGAAACGTCCAAGTGGTCGCGCTGCCGATCAGCTTCGCTCGATCCGCATTACCCGCAACTACACCAAACACGCCGAGGGATCCGTACTGGTCGAATTCGGTGATACCAAGGTCATCTGCACCGTCAGCGTCGAAAACGGCGTGCCGCGCTTCCTCAAAGGGCAAGGCCAGGGCTGGTTGACCGCCGAGTACGGCATGCTGCCGCGCGCCACTGGCGAGCGTAATCAGCGTGAAGCGAGCCGTGGCAAGCAGGGCGGCCGCACTCTGGAAATCCAGCGTCTGATCGGTCGTTCCCTGCGCGCTGCGCTGGACATGTCCAAGTTGGGCGACGTCACCCTGTACGTCGACTGCGACGTGATCCAGGCTGACGGCGGCACCCGCACCGCGTCCATCACCGGCGCGATGGTGGCACTGGTCGATGCGTTGAAAGTGATCAAGAAGCGCGGCGGCCTGAAAGGCGGCGACCCGCTCAAGCAAATGATCGGCGCCGTGTCGGTCGGTATGTATCAGGGCGAGCCGGTGCTGGATCTGGACTATCTTGAAGATTCCGCCGCCGAGACCGACCTCAACGTGGTGATGACCAGCACTGGTGGCTTCATCGAAGTCCAGGGCACCGCCGAAGGCGCGCCGTTCCAGCCTGAAGAGCTGAACGCCATGCTGGAACTGGCCAAGAAAGGCATGAACGAAATCTTCGAACTGCAAAAGGCCGCACTGGCCGACTGA
- a CDS encoding YicC/YloC family endoribonuclease translates to MVHSMTAFARVEKAGAQGTLSWELRSVNSRYLEPHLRLPESFRDLEGAVREALRQGLSRGKLECTLRFTEESTGKPLQVDRERAAQLVAAAETVAGLIKNPAALNPLEVLAWPGVLVADATDPQALNAEALALFNQGLKELKAGREREGAELARLINERLTSIEEDVVTLRELVPHMLATQRQKVLDRFTDMKAELDPQRLEQEMVILAQKSDVAEELDRLSTHIIEVRRVLKSGGAAGRRLDFLMQELNREANTLGSKAFDPRSTQAAVNLKVLIEQMREQVQNIE, encoded by the coding sequence ATGGTGCACAGCATGACCGCCTTCGCCCGCGTCGAAAAAGCCGGCGCCCAGGGCACCCTGAGCTGGGAGCTGCGTTCGGTCAACAGCCGCTATCTCGAACCGCACCTGCGCCTGCCGGAGTCGTTCCGCGACCTTGAGGGCGCGGTGCGTGAAGCCCTGCGTCAGGGCCTGTCGCGGGGCAAACTGGAATGCACCCTGCGCTTCACCGAAGAAAGCACCGGAAAACCGTTGCAGGTCGACCGCGAGCGCGCCGCGCAACTGGTCGCCGCCGCCGAAACCGTTGCCGGCCTGATCAAGAACCCGGCGGCACTGAACCCTCTGGAAGTGCTGGCCTGGCCAGGCGTGCTGGTGGCCGACGCGACCGATCCGCAAGCCCTGAACGCCGAGGCGCTGGCCCTGTTCAATCAAGGCCTGAAAGAACTCAAGGCCGGCCGCGAGCGCGAAGGCGCGGAGCTGGCACGCCTGATCAACGAGCGCCTGACTTCAATTGAAGAGGATGTCGTGACCTTGCGCGAACTGGTGCCGCACATGCTCGCCACCCAGCGCCAGAAAGTCCTCGACCGCTTCACCGACATGAAGGCCGAACTGGACCCGCAGCGTCTGGAACAGGAAATGGTCATCCTCGCGCAAAAGAGCGATGTGGCCGAAGAGCTGGATCGCCTGAGCACCCACATCATCGAAGTGCGCCGGGTGCTCAAGTCCGGCGGTGCCGCCGGCCGGCGCCTCGACTTCCTGATGCAGGAGCTCAACCGCGAAGCCAACACACTGGGCTCCAAGGCCTTCGACCCGCGCAGCACCCAGGCCGCCGTCAACCTCAAGGTGTTGATCGAGCAGATGCGTGAACAAGTGCAGAATATTGAGTAA
- the gmk gene encoding guanylate kinase, with amino-acid sequence MTHSTGTLYIISAPSGAGKSSLVKALTDANPEIRVSISHTTRAMRPGEVDGVNYHFVTREEFVKMGEHGDFLERAEVFGNFYGTSQSRLQQTLDEGHDLILEIDWQGAEQVRKLMPQARSIFILPPSLQALHQRLTNRGQDSDEIIDGRMREAVSEMSHYVEYDYLIINDDFAHALDDLKAIFRANQLQQKRQQVRFGKLLAELLG; translated from the coding sequence ATGACCCACAGCACCGGCACCCTGTACATCATTTCCGCCCCATCGGGTGCGGGCAAGAGCAGCCTGGTCAAGGCTTTGACCGATGCCAATCCGGAAATCCGCGTCTCGATCTCCCACACCACCCGCGCCATGCGTCCGGGTGAAGTGGACGGCGTGAACTATCACTTCGTGACCCGCGAAGAGTTCGTGAAGATGGGCGAGCACGGCGACTTCCTCGAACGCGCCGAAGTCTTCGGCAACTTCTACGGCACCTCGCAAAGCCGCTTGCAGCAGACGCTGGACGAAGGTCACGACCTGATTCTGGAAATCGACTGGCAAGGCGCCGAGCAAGTGCGCAAGCTGATGCCGCAGGCACGCTCGATTTTCATCCTGCCGCCGTCGCTTCAGGCCCTGCACCAGCGCCTGACCAACCGCGGTCAGGACAGCGACGAGATCATCGACGGCCGGATGCGCGAAGCGGTCAGCGAGATGAGCCACTATGTCGAGTACGACTACCTGATCATCAACGACGATTTCGCCCATGCACTGGACGATCTCAAGGCGATTTTCCGCGCCAACCAGCTGCAACAGAAACGCCAGCAGGTACGTTTCGGCAAATTACTGGCCGAACTGCTCGGTTAA
- the rpoZ gene encoding DNA-directed RNA polymerase subunit omega: protein MARVTVEDCLEHVENRFELVMLSTKRARQLATGGKEPLVQWENDKPTVVALREIAEGLMSYEFIAEQEIVHEDPVFAAFEDESNEAV, encoded by the coding sequence ATGGCCCGCGTAACCGTTGAAGACTGCCTAGAACACGTGGAAAACCGCTTTGAGCTGGTCATGCTCTCTACCAAGCGTGCCCGTCAACTGGCCACCGGCGGCAAAGAGCCACTGGTCCAGTGGGAAAACGACAAACCGACCGTTGTCGCCCTGCGTGAAATCGCAGAAGGCCTGATGAGCTACGAGTTCATCGCCGAGCAGGAAATCGTCCACGAAGACCCGGTCTTCGCTGCGTTCGAGGACGAGTCCAACGAGGCCGTCTAA
- the spoT gene encoding bifunctional GTP diphosphokinase/guanosine-3',5'-bis pyrophosphate 3'-pyrophosphohydrolase translates to MPSIDALADRLSTYLGNDQVNLVRRAYFYAEQAHDGQRRRSGEAYVTHPLAVANILADMHMDHQSLMAAMLHDVIEDTGIAKEALQAQFGETVAELVDGVSKLTQMNFETKAEAQAENFQKMAMAMARDIRVILVKLADRLHNMRTLEVLSGEKRRRIAKETLEIYAPIANRLGMHAIRIEFEDLGFKAMHPMRSARIYQAVKRARGNRKEIVNKIEESLGHCLAIDGIQGEVSGRQKHLYGIYKKMRGKRRAFNEIMDVYAFRIIVDKVDTCYRVLGAVHNLYKPLPGRFKDYIAIPKANGYQSLHTTLFGMHGVPIEIQIRTREMEEMANNGIAAHWLYKSSGDEQPKGTHARARQWVKGVLEMQQRAGNSLEFIESVKIDLFPDEVYVFTPKGRIMELPKGSTAVDFAYAVHTDVGNSCIACRINRRLAPLSEPLQSGSTVEIVSAPGARPNPAWLNFVVTGKARTHIRHALKLQRRSESISLGERLLNKVLNGFDSSLEKIPAERVTAMLTEYRLELIEDLLEDIGLGNRMAYVVARRLLGEGEQLPSPEGPLAIRGTEGLVLSYAKCCTPIPGDPIVGHLSAGKGMVVHLDNCRNISEIRHNPEKCIQLSWAKDVTGEFNVELRVELEHQRGLIALLASSVNAADGNIEKISMDERDGRISVVQLVVSVHDRVHLARVIKKLRALTGVIRITRMRA, encoded by the coding sequence ATGCCGAGCATAGACGCCCTCGCCGATCGCTTATCGACCTACCTCGGCAACGACCAGGTCAACCTGGTCCGCCGAGCGTATTTCTACGCCGAACAAGCCCATGACGGTCAGCGCCGTCGCAGCGGCGAGGCGTACGTCACCCATCCTCTGGCGGTGGCGAATATTCTTGCCGACATGCACATGGACCATCAGAGCCTGATGGCCGCGATGCTGCATGACGTGATCGAAGACACCGGTATCGCCAAAGAGGCGCTGCAAGCGCAGTTCGGTGAAACCGTGGCCGAACTGGTCGACGGGGTCAGCAAACTGACCCAGATGAACTTCGAGACCAAGGCCGAGGCCCAGGCCGAAAACTTCCAGAAAATGGCCATGGCCATGGCCCGCGACATTCGCGTGATCCTGGTCAAACTCGCCGACCGCCTGCACAACATGCGCACGCTGGAAGTGCTGTCCGGGGAAAAACGCCGCCGGATCGCCAAGGAAACCCTCGAAATCTACGCGCCCATCGCCAACCGGCTGGGCATGCACGCGATTCGTATCGAATTCGAAGACCTCGGCTTCAAGGCGATGCACCCGATGCGTTCCGCGCGGATCTACCAGGCGGTCAAGCGCGCCCGGGGCAACCGCAAGGAAATCGTCAACAAGATCGAAGAGTCCCTCGGCCACTGCCTCGCGATCGACGGCATTCAGGGCGAAGTCAGCGGGCGCCAGAAACACCTCTACGGCATCTACAAGAAAATGCGCGGCAAGCGTCGAGCCTTCAACGAGATCATGGACGTCTATGCGTTCCGGATCATCGTCGACAAGGTCGATACCTGCTACCGCGTGCTGGGTGCTGTGCATAATTTGTACAAACCGTTGCCGGGGCGCTTCAAGGATTACATCGCGATCCCCAAGGCCAACGGCTATCAGTCGCTGCACACCACACTGTTCGGCATGCACGGCGTACCGATCGAGATCCAGATCCGTACCCGCGAAATGGAAGAGATGGCCAACAACGGCATTGCCGCCCATTGGCTCTACAAATCCAGCGGTGACGAGCAGCCGAAAGGCACTCACGCCCGCGCCCGTCAGTGGGTCAAAGGCGTGCTGGAAATGCAGCAACGTGCCGGCAACTCGCTGGAATTCATCGAGAGCGTGAAGATCGACCTGTTCCCGGACGAGGTCTACGTGTTCACGCCCAAAGGCCGGATCATGGAGCTGCCCAAAGGCTCCACGGCGGTCGACTTTGCCTACGCGGTGCACACCGACGTCGGCAACAGCTGCATCGCCTGCCGGATCAACCGCCGTCTCGCACCGCTGTCAGAACCGCTGCAAAGCGGCTCCACGGTCGAGATCGTCAGCGCACCCGGCGCGCGGCCGAACCCGGCGTGGCTCAACTTCGTGGTCACCGGCAAGGCACGCACGCACATCCGCCATGCGCTGAAACTGCAACGCCGCTCCGAGTCCATCAGCCTCGGCGAACGCCTGCTGAACAAGGTGCTCAACGGTTTCGACAGCTCGCTGGAGAAGATCCCGGCCGAGCGCGTCACGGCCATGCTTACCGAGTACCGCCTCGAACTGATCGAAGATTTGCTCGAAGACATCGGCCTCGGTAATCGCATGGCCTATGTCGTGGCGCGCCGTCTGCTCGGCGAAGGTGAACAGTTGCCCAGTCCGGAAGGTCCGCTGGCGATTCGCGGCACCGAAGGTCTGGTGCTCAGTTACGCCAAGTGCTGCACGCCGATACCGGGCGACCCGATTGTCGGTCATCTGTCGGCGGGCAAAGGCATGGTCGTGCACCTGGACAACTGCCGCAACATCAGCGAAATCCGGCACAACCCGGAAAAATGCATCCAGCTCTCGTGGGCCAAGGATGTCACCGGCGAATTCAACGTCGAACTACGCGTCGAGCTGGAGCACCAGCGCGGCCTGATCGCCCTGCTGGCCAGCAGCGTCAACGCGGCCGACGGCAATATCGAGAAAATCAGCATGGACGAGCGCGATGGCCGCATCAGCGTCGTCCAGCTGGTGGTCAGCGTCCACGACCGTGTGCACCTGGCCCGCGTGATCAAGAAACTGCGCGCCCTGACCGGGGTCATCCGCATCACCCGCATGCGTGCCTAA
- a CDS encoding RidA family protein: MTKTVITSDKAPAAIGTYSQAIKAGNTVYMSGQIPLDPKTMELVEGFEAQTVQVFENLKAVAEAAGGSFKDIVKLNIFLTDLSHFAKVNEIMGKYFDQPYPARAAIGVAALPKGSQVEMDAILVIE, translated from the coding sequence ATGACCAAGACTGTTATCACCAGCGACAAGGCCCCAGCCGCCATCGGTACCTACTCCCAAGCGATCAAGGCCGGCAACACTGTCTACATGTCGGGCCAGATTCCTCTGGACCCAAAAACCATGGAACTGGTTGAAGGCTTCGAAGCCCAGACCGTCCAGGTGTTCGAGAACCTCAAAGCCGTGGCTGAAGCTGCCGGCGGTTCGTTCAAGGACATCGTCAAGCTGAACATCTTCCTCACCGACCTGAGCCACTTCGCCAAGGTCAACGAGATCATGGGCAAGTACTTCGACCAGCCGTACCCGGCCCGCGCCGCCATCGGCGTTGCTGCCTTGCCGAAGGGTTCGCAAGTCGAAATGGATGCCATCCTGGTCATCGAGTAA